In Panthera leo isolate Ple1 chromosome E3, P.leo_Ple1_pat1.1, whole genome shotgun sequence, a genomic segment contains:
- the PAPOLB gene encoding poly(A) polymerase beta, which yields MMPFPVTTPGSQQTPPPPKRCGISSPVSLAAPKETDCVLTQKLIETLKPFGVFEEEEELQRRILILEKLNNLVKEWIREISESKSLPQAVIENVGGKIFTFGSYRLGVHTKGADIDALCVAPRHVDRSDFFTSFYDKLKLHEEVKDLRAVEEAFVPVIKLCFDGIEIDILFARLALQTIPEDLDLRDDSLLKNLDIRCIRSLNGCRVTDEILHLVPDIDNFRLTLRAIKLWAKCHNIYSNILGFLGGVSWAMLVARTCQLYPNAIASTLVRKFFLVFSEWEWPNPVLLKEPEEQNLNLPVWDPRVNPSDRYHLMPIITPAYPQQNSTYNVSVSTRMVMIEEFKQGLAITHEILLSKAEWSKLFEAPSFFQKYKHYIVLLASAPTEKQHLEWVGLVESKIRILVGSLEKNEFITLAHVNPQSFPAPKENPDREEFRTMWVIGLVLKKPENSDVLSIDLTYDIQSFTDTVYRQAINTKMFEVDMKIAAMHLRRKELHQLLPNQVLQKKKTHSAEDVTLTALNDNSLDFSVDSEDGMSVPSPTSIMKTGPMTGSCQGRNSPAPAIMVASVTNVQVTEVSLQQVNPSESLGASGESIPQTASQLALCPPPKPAVARVVSSTRLVNHPPRPSGSTATNIANPIVGV from the coding sequence ATGATGCCGTTTCCGGTGACGACCCCTGGATCACAACAGACCCCGCCGCCGCCCAAGCGCTGTGGCATCTCCTCCCCCGTCAGTTTAGCGGCCCCCAAGGAGACTGACTGCGTACTTACCCAGAAGCTAATCGAAACCCTGAAGCCCTTCGGGGtttttgaagaggaagaggaactgCAGCGCaggattttaattttggaaaaattaaataatctggTAAAGGAATGGATACGGGAGATCAGTGAAAGCAAGAGCCTTCCGCAAGCTGTAATTGAAAACGTTGGCGGGAAAATCTTTACGTTCGGCTCTTACAGGTTAGGAGTACACACGAAAGGTGCCGATATCGATGCGTTGTGCGTTGCTCCAAGACATGTTGACCGAAGCGACTTTTTCACCTCGTTCTATGATAAATTGAAACTACACGAAGAAGTGAAAGATTTAAGGGCTGTTGAGGAGGCGTTTGTGCCAGTTATTAAACTGTGTTTTGATGGGATAGAGATTGATATTTTGTTTGCAAGGTTGGCGCTGCAGACCATTCCAGAAGATTTGGACCTAAGAGATGACAGTCTGCTTAAAAATTTAGATATTAGGTGCATAAGAAGCCTTAACGGTTGCCGGGTGACAGATGAGATTTTACATCTAGTACCCGACATTGACAACTTCAGGCTAACTCTGAGAGCTATCAAATTGTGGGCCAAATGCCACAATATCTATTCCAATATATTAGGTTTCCTAGGAGGTGTTTCCTGGGCCATGCTAGTGGCAAGAACTTGCCAGCTCTATCCAAATGCAATAGCATCGACTCTTGTACGTAAGTTTTTCTTGGTGTTTTCTGAATGGGAGTGGCCAAATCCAGTGCTACTGAAAGAGCCTGAAGAACAGAACCTTAATTTGCCTGTGTGGGACCCAAGAGTAAATCCCAGTGATAGGTACCATCTTATGCCCATAATCACACCAGCGTACCCACAGCAGAACTCCACATACAATGTGTCTGTTTCAACAAGGATGGTCATGATTGAGGAGTTTAAACAAGGGCTGGCCATTACACACGAAATTTTGCTGAGTAAGGCAGAGTGGTCCAAGCTTTTTGAAGCTCCAAGCTTCTTTCAAAAGTACAAGCATTATATTGTACTTCTAGCAAGTGCACCAACAGAGAAACAACATCTAGAATGGGTGGGCTTGGTGGAATCAAAAATCCGAATCCTGGTCGGGAGCTTGGAGAAGAATGAATTTATTACTCTGGCGCATGTGAATCCTCAGTCATTTCCGGCTCCTAAAGAAAATCCGGACAGGGAAGAATTTCGCACGATGTGGGTGATTGGGTTAGTGTTAAAAAAGCCGGAAAACTCTGACGTTCTCAGTATTGATCTCACCTATGATATCCAGTCTTTCACGGATACGGTTTATAGGCAAGCAATAAATACTAAGATGTTTGAGGTAGATATGAAAATTGCTGCAATGCATTTAAGAAGAAAGGAACTTCATCAACTACTACCTAATCAAGtgcttcagaaaaagaaaacccattcaGCGGAAGATGTCACTTTGACAGCTTTGAATGACAACAGCCTTGACTTCTCTGTAGACAGTGAAGACGGCATGTCTGTGCCTTCACCTACGAGCATTATGAAGACCGGCCCAATGACTGGCAGCTGTCAGGGCAGAAACAGTCCTGCTCCTGCTATAATGGTGGCATCTGTGACCAATGTACAAGTTACTGAAGTCTCCTTGCAACAAGTGAATCCCAGTGAAAGCTTGGGTGCGTCGGGGGAAAGCATTCCTCAGACCGCCTCACAACTAGCCCTTTGTCCACCACCAAAGCCCGCAGTTGCCAGAGTTGTTTCTTCTACACGTCTGGTAAATCATCCACCCAGGCCTTCAGGGAGCACTGCAACAAACATAGCTAATCCTATAGTGGGAGTCTAG